A single genomic interval of Festucalex cinctus isolate MCC-2025b chromosome 16, RoL_Fcin_1.0, whole genome shotgun sequence harbors:
- the LOC144004143 gene encoding uncharacterized protein LOC144004143 isoform X1, producing MCSKIPKLPDRHIVYCLRCCKPQEKISVHLTKACMKESTREEVEVQVRKAKASTKEWLRNGRRIDYLDLLKRFPHRKCRHTLTRMLVELGFFVSNMPQESDMEPVSQAQDPDIRNADAAASTSAATASGSYHIKPSCSQEVRRAIETLAGQQLDRSGKEKVSHYLAHLTSLAEQHYRMRASQSVVEIADILDEMAGFTQPKPPESGPSATDTKSLWSDFDAFVKAFPVTRLGQPPTKKMRMEAGFSEDRTNYDEWRKQQYEQREQYLLSYYTSRKPDAAKLKKLIDDEGFVGNCPLPKDIVSK from the exons ATGTGTTCAAAGATTCCCAA ACTTCCTGACCGTCACATCGTCTACTGTCTGCGGTGTTGCAAGCCTCAGGAAAAAATCTCTGTACATCTCACCAAGGCTTGCATGAAGGAGAGCACACGTGAGGAGGTCGAAGTTCAGgtcaggaaggccaaagcctcGACAAAGGAATGGCTGCGCAATGGCCGTCGCATCGACTACTTGGACCTGCTGAAAAGATTTCCGCACAGAAAGTGTCGCCATACGCTTACAAGAATGCTTGTAGAGCTAGGCTTTTTTGTGTCAAACATGCCGCAAGAGTCAGACATGGAACCAGTGTCACAAGCGCAGGACCCTGACATCCGCAATGCTGATGCTGCCGCGTCGACCTCTGCAGCAACCGCTTCCGGCAGCTATCACATCAAACCGTCCTGCAGCCAGGAGGTTCGCAGAGCGATTGAAACACTGGCTGGCCAACAATTAGACAGAAGCGGAAAGGAGAAAGTTAGCCATTATTTGGCGCATTTGACTTCTTTGGCCGAACAACATTACCGGATGCGGGCGAGTCAAAGCGTTGTTGAAATTGCCGACATTCTTGATGAGATGGCAGG CTTCACTCAACCAAAGCCCCCAGAGAGCGGCCCGTCAGCCACGGACACCAAGTCTTTGTGGAGCGACTTTGATGCGTTCGTCAAGGCCTTCCCCGTAACCAGGTTGGGACAGCCTCCCAccaaaaagatgagaatggaGGCTGGCTTTTCGGAAGACAGGACAAATTATGATGAGTGGCGAAAGCAGCAGTATGAACAAAGGGAGCAATATCTGCTTT CATATTACACTTCCAGGAAGCCAGATGCTGCGAAGTTGAAGAAACTCATTGACGATGAGGGTTTCGTTGGCAACTGTCCTTTGCCAAAGGATATTGTCTCAAAGTGA
- the LOC144004143 gene encoding uncharacterized protein LOC144004143 isoform X3: MASEKRLPDRHIVYCLRCCKPQEKISVHLTKACMKESTREEVEVQVRKAKASTKEWLRNGRRIDYLDLLKRFPHRKCRHTLTRMLVELGFFVSNMPQESDMEPVSQAQDPDIRNADAAASTSAATASGSYHIKPSCSQEVRRAIETLAGQQLDRSGKEKVSHYLAHLTSLAEQHYRMRASQSVVEIADILDEMAGFTQPKPPESGPSATDTKSLWSDFDAFVKAFPVTRLGQPPTKKMRMEAGFSEDRTNYDEWRKQQYEQREQYLLSYYTSRKPDAAKLKKLIDDEGFVGNCPLPKDIVSK, from the exons ATGGCAAGTGAGAAGAG ACTTCCTGACCGTCACATCGTCTACTGTCTGCGGTGTTGCAAGCCTCAGGAAAAAATCTCTGTACATCTCACCAAGGCTTGCATGAAGGAGAGCACACGTGAGGAGGTCGAAGTTCAGgtcaggaaggccaaagcctcGACAAAGGAATGGCTGCGCAATGGCCGTCGCATCGACTACTTGGACCTGCTGAAAAGATTTCCGCACAGAAAGTGTCGCCATACGCTTACAAGAATGCTTGTAGAGCTAGGCTTTTTTGTGTCAAACATGCCGCAAGAGTCAGACATGGAACCAGTGTCACAAGCGCAGGACCCTGACATCCGCAATGCTGATGCTGCCGCGTCGACCTCTGCAGCAACCGCTTCCGGCAGCTATCACATCAAACCGTCCTGCAGCCAGGAGGTTCGCAGAGCGATTGAAACACTGGCTGGCCAACAATTAGACAGAAGCGGAAAGGAGAAAGTTAGCCATTATTTGGCGCATTTGACTTCTTTGGCCGAACAACATTACCGGATGCGGGCGAGTCAAAGCGTTGTTGAAATTGCCGACATTCTTGATGAGATGGCAGG CTTCACTCAACCAAAGCCCCCAGAGAGCGGCCCGTCAGCCACGGACACCAAGTCTTTGTGGAGCGACTTTGATGCGTTCGTCAAGGCCTTCCCCGTAACCAGGTTGGGACAGCCTCCCAccaaaaagatgagaatggaGGCTGGCTTTTCGGAAGACAGGACAAATTATGATGAGTGGCGAAAGCAGCAGTATGAACAAAGGGAGCAATATCTGCTTT CATATTACACTTCCAGGAAGCCAGATGCTGCGAAGTTGAAGAAACTCATTGACGATGAGGGTTTCGTTGGCAACTGTCCTTTGCCAAAGGATATTGTCTCAAAGTGA
- the LOC144004143 gene encoding uncharacterized protein LOC144004143 isoform X2, translating to MSSQLLKCKICNFKKIDCLVQRAQLIPELEADKLCLILELTFFIFCHSFRLPDRHIVYCLRCCKPQEKISVHLTKACMKESTREEVEVQVRKAKASTKEWLRNGRRIDYLDLLKRFPHRKCRHTLTRMLVELGFFVSNMPQESDMEPVSQAQDPDIRNADAAASTSAATASGSYHIKPSCSQEVRRAIETLAGQQLDRSGKEKVSHYLAHLTSLAEQHYRMRASQSVVEIADILDEMAGFTQPKPPESGPSATDTKSLWSDFDAFVKAFPVTRLGQPPTKKMRMEAGFSEDRTNYDEWRKQQYEQREQYLLSYYTSRKPDAAKLKKLIDDEGFVGNCPLPKDIVSK from the exons ATGTCTTCTCAATtactaaaatgtaaaatttgtaactttaaaaaaattgattgtcTCGTCCAAAGAGCACAATTAATTCCTGAGTTGGAAGCTGACAAATTGTGCCTAATTTTAgaattgaccttttttattttttgtcattctttTAGACTTCCTGACCGTCACATCGTCTACTGTCTGCGGTGTTGCAAGCCTCAGGAAAAAATCTCTGTACATCTCACCAAGGCTTGCATGAAGGAGAGCACACGTGAGGAGGTCGAAGTTCAGgtcaggaaggccaaagcctcGACAAAGGAATGGCTGCGCAATGGCCGTCGCATCGACTACTTGGACCTGCTGAAAAGATTTCCGCACAGAAAGTGTCGCCATACGCTTACAAGAATGCTTGTAGAGCTAGGCTTTTTTGTGTCAAACATGCCGCAAGAGTCAGACATGGAACCAGTGTCACAAGCGCAGGACCCTGACATCCGCAATGCTGATGCTGCCGCGTCGACCTCTGCAGCAACCGCTTCCGGCAGCTATCACATCAAACCGTCCTGCAGCCAGGAGGTTCGCAGAGCGATTGAAACACTGGCTGGCCAACAATTAGACAGAAGCGGAAAGGAGAAAGTTAGCCATTATTTGGCGCATTTGACTTCTTTGGCCGAACAACATTACCGGATGCGGGCGAGTCAAAGCGTTGTTGAAATTGCCGACATTCTTGATGAGATGGCAGG CTTCACTCAACCAAAGCCCCCAGAGAGCGGCCCGTCAGCCACGGACACCAAGTCTTTGTGGAGCGACTTTGATGCGTTCGTCAAGGCCTTCCCCGTAACCAGGTTGGGACAGCCTCCCAccaaaaagatgagaatggaGGCTGGCTTTTCGGAAGACAGGACAAATTATGATGAGTGGCGAAAGCAGCAGTATGAACAAAGGGAGCAATATCTGCTTT CATATTACACTTCCAGGAAGCCAGATGCTGCGAAGTTGAAGAAACTCATTGACGATGAGGGTTTCGTTGGCAACTGTCCTTTGCCAAAGGATATTGTCTCAAAGTGA